The segment AGTACAGCCATTTTTCTCATATGATAAGTCCAAACAacatgtttaaatttatcaacataattattgtcattattgttatttaataatgcttCAAGTATTGGTCTTGTAATTGGTGATGTATTTTCATTGAGTGTAAATAATCTTGATAGATCaacacatttaaaatatttttcaataacttgACGTATTTCTTGGCGTTCTTCTGGTTTACGTACTTTTGCTGATAATACTAAATAACCTTTGTCAGCTAAATGCTGATTCCaatcatataatttaccaTCATCTTTAGCTAGGCGATATCTTTCGCCCCATCTAAATAAATCACGTAATGTCATAAATCCTTGTTTACCAGcaaatgttgatgttgatttaCGTCTTCTTGTTAATTCACCCATaacattaacaattttttcagcatctcttttagataatttacatctttcatgtaaaattgttgttaattctTTTGATGGTATTTCATCAAAATGTAATTCAACAAAACGATTTCTAAATGCTCTTGATAATACTTTACGTCCACCAAAAAGACCAGGTGGATTTTGTGTTgcaaataacataaaattattatgtgcTTTTATTGTTTGTTGTGTTTCAGGTTTAAATAATTCACGATTATCATCAAGTACACGATTAAGTGTTTCAAGTACATCACTTGGTGCTAAATTAAGTTCATCAAGAATAATCCAATGTCCTTTTCTCATAGCTTCAACTGATACACcttctttaaatattaatttaccacTTTCATCAGCAACATAATTACCAACGTATTCTTGTAAATCAGTATGTTCATGATTATTAATTCGTAAACAAATATGACCAGATGCTTTAGCTATATATGTTATTAAACTTGTTTTACCAACAGATGTATCACCTTGTAATAATACTGGcatttttctaattgataCAATACG is part of the Aphidius gifuensis isolate YNYX2018 linkage group LG1, ASM1490517v1, whole genome shotgun sequence genome and harbors:
- the LOC122854246 gene encoding LOW QUALITY PROTEIN: midasin-like (The sequence of the model RefSeq protein was modified relative to this genomic sequence to represent the inferred CDS: inserted 1 base in 1 codon), giving the protein MISTGSLSLLERGDNKSIDITRHSDFTMFASVISSKITKPQCANGDDYINFQGYWVIRGTLEPNTPDNYVLTSSVCRNLKDLVRIVSIRKMPVLLQGDTSVGKTSLITYIAKASGHICLRINNHEHTDLQEYVGNYVADESGKLIFKEGVSVEAMRKGHWIILDELNLAPSDVLETLNRVLDDNRELFKPETQQTIKAHNNFMLFATQNPPGLFGGRKVLSRAFRNRFVELHFDEIPSKELTTILHERCKLSKRDAEKIVNVMGELTRRRKSTSTFAGKQGFMTLRDLFRWGERYRLAKDDGKLYDWNQHLADKGYLVLSAKVRKPEERQEIRQVIEKYFKCVDLSRLFTLNENTSPITRPILEALLNNNNDNNYVDKFKHVVWTYHMRKMAVLVTKSCQFEXPVLLVGETGCGKTTVCQLVAALDKRNFYSVNCHMHTESSDFLGNLRPVRNYADENKQKIF